The candidate division WOR-3 bacterium genome includes a window with the following:
- the ispG gene encoding flavodoxin-dependent (E)-4-hydroxy-3-methylbut-2-enyl-diphosphate synthase, translating into MNSSKRKSPISAVKSSASNPPKRLSLPVLVRNIQLGGGAPVRVQSMTKTRTDDVNATVRSIRRLAAAGCELVRIAVPDAAAAAALPEIRARVDLPLIADIHFDYRLALAAIKAGFDKIRINPGNIGSMRRVEEIIRAAQDRGIAIRIGVNAGSLPREIRARYRHPEVKALIEAMARALEPFERLGFKALVLSAKTTVAEDLIAVNEELARNFPYPLHIGLTEAGPPLEGSVRSAAALTPLLRQGIGDTIRISLTGDPVLEVIAAYELLAALNLRQIGPVIYSCPGCGRTRIDIVRLTHQVKKKLRGITTPLNVAVMGCVVNGPGEAREADFGIAGGKGKGALFVKGKVIGTYPESRLVDALCKEIKRSLNNEI; encoded by the coding sequence ATGAACAGCTCGAAAAGAAAATCGCCCATCTCGGCGGTAAAATCAAGCGCATCAAACCCGCCTAAACGCCTGTCACTTCCCGTTCTGGTGCGTAACATCCAGCTCGGCGGCGGTGCGCCCGTGCGGGTTCAATCAATGACCAAAACTCGTACCGACGATGTCAACGCCACGGTGCGTTCAATCCGTCGGCTCGCGGCTGCCGGATGTGAACTGGTGCGGATTGCGGTACCCGATGCCGCAGCGGCTGCCGCCTTACCCGAAATCCGGGCGCGAGTTGACCTACCCTTGATTGCTGACATCCACTTTGACTATCGTCTAGCACTTGCTGCAATCAAAGCCGGCTTTGACAAAATCCGCATCAATCCGGGCAATATTGGCTCAATGCGGCGGGTCGAAGAAATCATCCGTGCAGCGCAGGACCGGGGTATAGCCATCCGCATCGGGGTTAATGCCGGCTCCCTGCCCCGAGAAATTCGGGCGCGCTACCGTCATCCCGAAGTCAAGGCGCTTATTGAAGCGATGGCGCGCGCCCTTGAACCGTTTGAAAGACTCGGCTTCAAAGCCCTTGTCCTTTCTGCAAAAACCACCGTCGCCGAAGACCTGATTGCGGTCAACGAAGAACTCGCCCGCAATTTCCCCTATCCCCTGCATATCGGTTTGACCGAAGCCGGACCACCGCTGGAAGGCAGTGTTCGCTCCGCCGCAGCGCTTACCCCGCTTTTGCGTCAGGGCATCGGTGACACCATCCGTATTTCCCTTACCGGTGACCCGGTCCTTGAAGTCATTGCCGCCTACGAACTTCTCGCCGCCCTTAACCTGCGTCAGATTGGACCCGTCATCTACTCCTGTCCGGGTTGTGGCCGCACCCGGATTGACATCGTCCGCTTGACCCATCAGGTCAAGAAAAAACTTCGGGGCATCACCACCCCGCTAAATGTTGCGGTTATGGGCTGTGTTGTCAATGGACCGGGTGAAGCGCGCGAAGCCGACTTTGGCATCGCCGGCGGCAAAGGAAAAGGTGCCCTGTTTGTCAAAGGCAAAGTAATCGGCACCTATCCCGAATCCCGGCTGGTTGACGCACTCTGCAAAGAAATCAAGCGGAGTCTGAACAATGAGATTTAA